ATGAACATGTCCTATGAACAAATATTTCACAGAATCATACTTAGAAAGCAATTCAAGGAAGTCATCACCATTTTCCATGTTTGCCGTATCCTGCATCGGCAGCCCAAGAGACATAGGGGGATGGTGCATGAATATGTAGACCGGTATATCAGCAGCTTTTTGCAGTGTATCTTGTAGCCAGGCAAGGCGCTCTTCGCAGAACTCCCCTGCATCTGATAGGTTTTTTTGTGTATCCAAACAAACGATTAATCCGTCTGAAGTCGAGATGGAATATTGAACAAAATCAGCCATGCAAGACTTTGGCAAGGGCAGCATTGTCCGAAACAGTTCACGCTCATCATGGTTGCCAACCATTGGCAGGAATGGAACTTCGAGTTTATTCAATAGCTTTCGCAGTGCGCCGTAATCTGCGTGAGTTCCCCGATTGACCATGTCACCTGAAATAATACAGTAGCTCGCATCAACGTGATGGCGATTAATATGGTCCACAGCAGCTTGTAGCCGAACGCGAGGATCATGCCCCATCACATCACCTTCTTGCATAAAGTGCGGATCAGACATCCAAATTGCTTTTAGCACTTATATCTCCTCAAAAGTATTTTTGTATGAAGGCCTAGCTAGTTAACCTACCCCAATTCCCTCGAAATAAAAATTAATCGGATTGAACAGAAGCTTAGAAAAAATATCAAGTTTTGTCAGGCGCATTGCCTTGCAAAACACAGCTCGGTTTAGACGTGTTTTTCAAACTTCTCTCATAGCTGGACCTAGAATACTAGGGCGCATACAGAACGCCCCTCAAACCCCAATCCAACGCTCTGCCTTTTCAATATCCAGCGCAGGGAAATATTGAACATCCGCGTCCACGAACTTTGAGAAAACCCGTTCGGCAAGGTTTTGCCAGCGAGCATTGCCCACCACGGCCACTTGTTTGGGGGCATGGTGGTAGGATTTCACCAGTTCAAAATGGCTTTCAAAAGCGCTCAAACTCTCCCATCCGTCAAAATCCCGTAGATCAATCAGTACTTTAATACGCCCATGCTTGTTGATAAACAGAGCCATGTCTTCGTTGATGTTGTCATAGGCATCCGGCTCCAGTTTACCGATAAATTTGGTGATCAAGAGACCATCGTCACGCGGGTTAATGTGCACGGTTCCAAATGCCTCGCGCAGCCACAGCCCCGCTTCATCCTCCTCCCCGTTTCTAAACATCCTCATGGGGCAAGGTGCCAGAACGGAAAATATCTTCATACTGGCCCGCAGCCAGCCCACATCGCTCACAATTGCAATGCGCTCAAAACCCCTCCAGTGGGCCAGACCGAAGCGGGCATCATCTAAAATCGCTTCCAGAGAATAGCCGTCAAAGTCTTCCGCCGTGATTACCAGAATGCGCAGACGCTCATGCTCCAGCAGAGCCTTTTCCATGGCAGGAATGAAGGTGGCCGCATAGTCTTCACTGGTGATCTTGCCGCTCAGCCTCACGGCCACATTGCGGTCCATACTGTCGCTCAGAACTTCTATCATGAACTCACCAACCCCGTGTATTTTCCTAGAACTTTGCAGTGCAAGTGTAGCGCTTGATTGCGGCAGCTCTACTATTATCTGGCGGGAGGGTTAAGGAGATATGGGCGCGCTCTTCGTGTACAACCGGCCGGGAGCTTGCCCCACCCGCATAGAGCCCCTCTCAGGCTTTAAAGGCCTTTAACGTGCGCTTCAACAATATCCTTGAAAGCGCTGATCACCCCAAGATGCGCCCGCTCTTTCAAGCAGACCAGTGCTTCATACATGCGGTTCTCGCAGTCGGTCAGGCTCAGGCTCACCAAGCGGTCATCATGGCCAAACTCCGGCTGGGAAACAATGCCCACACCAATGCCAGCGGCAACAGCTTCACGAGCGCTCTCCCGCCCCTCCACTTCCATGGCGATGTTCATGGGCAGGCCCTTGCGGGAAAACTCGTCATCCACCAGCCCGCGGGTTCTGGAGCCAACTTCACGCAGCACCAAAGGCTCGTCACTCAAGCTTGCCAGATCAATTTCCCCAAGGTGGGCCCAGCGGTGATCTTTGGATACAAAAGCCACCAGCGGATCATTGCGCAGCGGAATGGACAACAGCCGCGGGTCATCGGAAAAATGCGCCAGAACGCCCACATCCGCCGTGTAATCATAAAGACGCTTGAGCACCACATCCGAATTGCCGATCTGGAGGGTCACGTTGATCCCCTCATAATTTTGCCGGAAAGCGGCGATGATCTGCATCACATGCAGCGGCGCATCGGCGCAAATTTTCAAGTGTCCCCTGCGCAGCTCCTTCGTGTCGGAAAGCAATTCGACTGCTTGCTGTTCAATCTCAAACTGTCGTTTGGTCAGCTCAAACAACTGTTCTCCCAACTCGGTGGGAAAAACAGAGCGTTTGTGCCGGTTAAACAGCAGCACTCCATAGCGCTCCTCCAGCTTGCGAACCTGATCGGAAATAGCGGGCTGGGTCAGGCCCAGTTTTTCAGCAGCCTTGGAGAACCCTCCATAGGTTGCAACCGCATGAAATGCCCGAAATTGAGAAGAAAACATAAGCAACGCCTATAGATACTATTTACAATCAAAAATTGACTTATAGACGCAATTTCCCTAAAGATCAACTAAGTCTTTGCATTTTATAGCTTTATAA
This genomic window from Pseudovibrio sp. M1P-2-3 contains:
- a CDS encoding phosphodiesterase: MLKAIWMSDPHFMQEGDVMGHDPRVRLQAAVDHINRHHVDASYCIISGDMVNRGTHADYGALRKLLNKLEVPFLPMVGNHDERELFRTMLPLPKSCMADFVQYSISTSDGLIVCLDTQKNLSDAGEFCEERLAWLQDTLQKAADIPVYIFMHHPPMSLGLPMQDTANMENGDDFLELLSKYDSVKYLFIGHVHRPISGTVRGIPFSTMRSILYQAPAPKPDWNWESFKPSEEAPNLGVLTIESAAVNLQFEQFCNFEVGVTST
- a CDS encoding SpoIIAA family protein; the encoded protein is MIEVLSDSMDRNVAVRLSGKITSEDYAATFIPAMEKALLEHERLRILVITAEDFDGYSLEAILDDARFGLAHWRGFERIAIVSDVGWLRASMKIFSVLAPCPMRMFRNGEEDEAGLWLREAFGTVHINPRDDGLLITKFIGKLEPDAYDNINEDMALFINKHGRIKVLIDLRDFDGWESLSAFESHFELVKSYHHAPKQVAVVGNARWQNLAERVFSKFVDADVQYFPALDIEKAERWIGV
- a CDS encoding LysR substrate-binding domain-containing protein — translated: MFSSQFRAFHAVATYGGFSKAAEKLGLTQPAISDQVRKLEERYGVLLFNRHKRSVFPTELGEQLFELTKRQFEIEQQAVELLSDTKELRRGHLKICADAPLHVMQIIAAFRQNYEGINVTLQIGNSDVVLKRLYDYTADVGVLAHFSDDPRLLSIPLRNDPLVAFVSKDHRWAHLGEIDLASLSDEPLVLREVGSRTRGLVDDEFSRKGLPMNIAMEVEGRESAREAVAAGIGVGIVSQPEFGHDDRLVSLSLTDCENRMYEALVCLKERAHLGVISAFKDIVEAHVKGL